In Zingiber officinale cultivar Zhangliang chromosome 8B, Zo_v1.1, whole genome shotgun sequence, a single genomic region encodes these proteins:
- the LOC122016627 gene encoding sucrose synthase 2-like codes for MPERSLTRAHSVRERIGGSLSSHPNELVALFSRFIHQGKGMLQPHQLLAEYEATFSEADKEKLKDGAFEDVIKAAQEAIVIPPWVALAIRPRPGVWEYVRVYISELAVEELTVPEYLHFKEELVEGSQKNNNFVLELDFEPFNASFPRPSLSKSIGNGVQFLNRHLSSKLFQDKESLYPLLNFLRKHNYKGMSMMLNDRIQSLSALRATLRKAEQHLLSIPSDTPYSEFHHRFQELGLEKGWGDTAQRVYETIHLLLDLLEAPDPTTLETFLGTIPMMFNAVILSPHGYFAQANVLGYPDTGGQVVYILDQVRALENEMLVRIKRQGLDITPRILIVTRLLPDAVGTSCGQRLEKVLGTEHTHILRVPFRTEHGIVRKWISRFEVWPYLETYTEDVANELAGELQATPDLIIGNYSDGNLVSTLLAHKLGVTQCTIAHALEKTKYPNSDIYWKKFENQYHFSCQFTADLIAMNHADFIITSTFQEIAGSKDTVGQYESHTAFTLPGLYRVVHGIDVFDPKFNIVSPGADLSIYFPYTEKHKRLTSLHPEIEELLFNPEDNTEHKGVLNDTKKPIIFSMARLDRVKNLTGLVEFYGRNERLKELANLVVVCGDHGKESKDLEEQGEFKKMYSFIEKYNLQGHIRWISAQMNRVRNGELYRYIADTGGVFVQPAFYEAFGLTVVESMTCGLPTFATVHGGPGEIIVDGVSGFHIDPYQGDKAAEIIVNFFEKCKEDPTYWNKLSIGGLKRIEEKYTWKLYSERLMTLTGVYGFWKYVSNLERRETRRYLEMFYALKYHQLADSVPLQIEGEAAVNGVK; via the exons ATGCCTGAACGCAGCTTGACCCGTGCTCACAGTGTTAGGGAGCGCATTGGTGGCTCCCTTTCGTCTCATCCCAATGAACTGGTGGCTCTTTTCTCAAG GTTTATTCACCAGGGTAAGGGTATGCTGCAACCTCACCAGTTGCTGGCTGAATATGAAGCTACCTTTTCTGAGGCAGATAAGGAAAAGCTGAAGGATGGAGCCTTTGAGGATGTTATCAAGGCAGCTCAG GAAGCCATTGTTATTCCTCCATGGGTTGCTTTGGCAATTCGGCCGAGGCCTGGAGTCTGGGAATATGTCCGGGTCTACATCAGCGAACTTGCGGTGGAAGAGTTGACAGTTCCCGAGTACTTGCATTTCAAGGAGGAACTTGTTGAGGGAAG CCAAAAAAACAACAACTTTGTGTTGGAGTTGGACTTTGAGCCCTTCAATGCTTCCTTTCCTCGTCCTTCACTATCAAAATCCATTGGAAATGGAGTGCAATTCCTTAACCGTCATCTCTCTTCAAAGTTGTTCCAAGACAAAGAAAGCTTGTACCCATTGCTCAATTTCCTTAGGAAGCATAACTACAAGGGCATG TCAATGATGCTCAATGATAGGATCCAAAGCCTTAGTGCCCTTCGAGCGACATTGAGGAAGGCCGAGCAACATTTGCTGAGTATCCCATCAGACACACCATATTCAGAGTTCCACCACAG ATTTCAAGAGCTCGGGTTGGAAAAGGGTTGGGGTGACACTGCTCAGCGTGTATATGAGACCATTCACCTTCTACTTGATCTTCTTGAGGCCCCTGATCCGACCACCTTGGAAACATTCCTAGGAACGATTCCTATGATGTTCAATGCCGTGATCCTTTCTCCGCATGGCTACTTTGCTCAGGCTAATGTTTTGGGTTATCCTGACACCGGTGGCCAG GTTGTTTATATTTTGGATCAAGTTCGTGCTTTAGAAAATGAGATGCTTGTCAGAATCAAGCGTCAGGGGCTAGATATCACACCTCGAATTCTTATT GTTACCAGATTGCTCCCGGATGCAGTAGGCACCAGTTGCGGGCAGAGGCTCGAAAAGGTCCTTGGAACTGAGCATACTCATATTCTTCGAGTACCATTCAGAACCGAGCATGGAATAGTTCGCAAATGGATCTCCCGTTTCGAAGTATGGCCTTACCTAGAAACATACACTGAG GATGTTGCAAATGAGTTGGCTGGAGAGCTGCAAGCCACCCCCGATCTCATCATTGGAAACTACAGCGATGGAAATCTCGTGTCAACTTTGCTTGCACATAAATTGGGAGTAACCCAG TGCACTATTGCTCATGCTTTGGAGAAGACAAAATACCCGAACTCAGACATTTATTGGAAGAAATTTGAGAATCAGTATCATTTCTCTTGCCAATTCACAGCTGATTTGATTGCTATGAATCATGCCGACTTTATCATCACTAGCACCTTCCAAGAAATCGCCGGAAG CAAGGATACTGTGGGGCAGTATGAATCTCACACTGCCTTCACTCTTCCCGGGCTCTACCGAGTTGTTCATGGAATCGATGTATTCGATCCAAAGTTCAACATTGTCTCTCCTGGTGCTGATTTGTCCATTTACTTCCCATACACTGAGAAGCACAAGAGACTCACTTCCCTCCACCCTGAAATTGAAGAGTTGCTGTTTAATCCCGAAGATAACACAGAGCACAA AGGTGTGCTGAATGACACCAAGAAGCCCATTATCTTCTCCATGGCACGGTTGGATAGGGTGAAGAACTTAACAGGCCTGGTTGAATTCTATGGCCGGAATGAGCGTTTGAAGGAGCTGGCAAATCTTGTGGTGGTTTGTGGAGACCATGGAAAGGAATCAAAGGATCTTGAAGAACAAGGAGAATTCAAGAAAATGTACTCTTTCATCGAGAAGTACAATCTACAAGGGCATATCAGATGGATCTCTGCTCAAATGAATCGGGTTCGCAACGGCGAGCTCTACCGATACATTGCTGACACTGGAGGAGTCTTTGTTCAA CCTGCTTTCTATGAAGCCTTTGGACTCACTGTAGTTGAATCAATGACTTGTGGTTTGCCCACATTTGCAACTGTCCATGGAGGACCTGGAGAAATTATAGTCGACGGGGTTTCTGGCTTCCACATCGATCCTTATCAGGGTGATAAAGCTGCCGAAATCATTGTGAACTTTTTCGAGAAGTGCAAGGAAGATCCAACCTACTGGAACAAGCTCTCCATTGGAGGACTGAAGAGAATTGAAGAGAA GTATACCTGGAAGCTTTATTCCGAGAGGTTGATGACGCTCACCGGAGTGTATGGTTTCTGGAAGTACGTCTCGAACCTGGAAAGGCGCGAGACTCGCCGTTACCTGGAAATGTTCTACGCTCTCAAGTATCACCAACTG GCCGATTCTGTTCCTCTACAAATCGAAGGAGAAGCTGCAGTTAATGGTGTCAAGTAG